A genomic segment from Lutzomyia longipalpis isolate SR_M1_2022 chromosome 3, ASM2433408v1 encodes:
- the LOC129793670 gene encoding uncharacterized protein LOC129793670, which translates to MSPLKIVVLAVALVAFVSAQEQQQDTNRQAEGKELELAADEPADAQGRTARGIGFGAGIGVYGGIGIGHGYGGHGYGGYGRPGFGYGHGYGHGYGYGGGHGYGGYGGYHGGHYGGHYGGYHGGHYGHHGHGGYGGYGHGGYGHGGYGHGGYGGYGHGYGHHGGFF; encoded by the exons atgtCTCCACTTAAGATTGTTGTACTTGCTGTGGCTCTCGTTGCATTTGTGAGTGCTCAGGAACAGCAGCAGGATACCAACAGGCAGGCTGAAGGCAAGGAGCTGGAGTTGGCTGCTGATGAGCCAGCTGATGCACAGGGACGCACAGCTCGTGGAATTGGCTTTGGAGCTGGCATTGGGGTTTACGGTGGAATCGGAATTG GACATGGTTATGGAGGCCACGGATACGGTGGGTACGGCCGTCCTGGCTTCGGTTATGGACATGGATATGGTCATGGTTATGGCTACGGTGGTGGACACGGCTACGGAGGATATGGAGGATACCATGGTGGACACTACGGTGGTCACTACGGCGGCTACCACGGTGGACACTACGGACACCACGGCCATGGAGGATACGGAGGTTACGGACACGGAGGATACGGCCATGGAGGTTACGGACATGGAGGCTATGGCGGTTACGGTCACGGATACGGCCATCATGGTGGATTCTTCTAA
- the LOC129793667 gene encoding uncharacterized protein LOC129793667: MAKLLRIFVLSVILSRLVQSKPIYTAKSLDKQKLENRQLGELGQVLPGLIGAGIGNAVTPGIGGIVGGIVGPIVENIVSSAVDNLMANLKEEESFSRDAPVPYDSYVVNIPKLGPYVILVPKVHEIPQEGHGIDLHSVDHHSIDPHHGLSNNEESSEVKDQTTLQDKTKLHSLMPSIRSSNHVRVMPYRPLNFMKTKRQSGPKQVKLFHPTQN; the protein is encoded by the exons ATGGCCAAgttgttgagaatttttgtaCTTTCAGTGATTCTTTCGCGCCTCGTTCAATCAAAACCAATTTACACCGCAAAATCTTTGGATAAGCAGAAGCTGGAGAACCGGCAGCTCGGGGAACTTGGGCAGGTGCTTCCAGGGCTTATTGGGGCTGGAATTGGGAATGCCGTGACCCCGGGAATTGGGGGGATTGTTGGTGGAATTGTGGGGCCGATTGTTGAGAATATTGTGTCTTCAGCTGTTGATAATTTGATGGCCAATTTGAAAGAAGA agaatCATTTTCGCGGGATGCTCCTGTTCCGTACGATTCATACGTGGTTAACATCCCTAAGCTGGGACCCTACGTAATCCTCGTGCCCAAAGTTCATGAGATTCCTCAGGAAGGGCACGGAATTGATCTTCACAGCGTTGATCATCACAGCATTGATCCTCACCACGGTCTCAGCAACAATGAAGAATCCTCCGAAGTTAAGGATCAAACGACTCTTCAAGATAAGACGAAGCTGCATTCCTTGATGCCGTCAATAAGATCATCAAATCACGTGCGCGTCATGCCGTACCGGCCGTTGAATTTCATGAAGACGAAGAGACAATCAGGGCCAAAACAGGTGAAACTTTTCCACCCAACGCAGAATTAG